A region from the Bacillus sp. Marseille-P3661 genome encodes:
- a CDS encoding TetR/AcrR family transcriptional regulator, giving the protein MPKETFYNLHENKKQTLMAAIKEEFSRVPLFEASIANIVKTAGIPRGSFYQYFEDKEDAFFFLLKDYVAEQNNQFISILESHNGDLFNALVEFYLLIIKKECHLNFLRNAFLNMTHKVENTFSGIFSEQAYSKSFNEMVGMLDRSKLNFTNHTELFHIMQIITAVTFRNLIEKFAKNLSDQEAVEIYKVELNILKKGLAP; this is encoded by the coding sequence AATAAAAAGCAAACATTAATGGCGGCTATTAAAGAAGAGTTTTCAAGGGTCCCTTTATTTGAAGCTTCAATTGCTAATATTGTAAAAACAGCGGGCATTCCTCGAGGCAGCTTTTATCAATATTTCGAGGATAAAGAGGATGCCTTTTTCTTTTTACTAAAAGATTATGTAGCAGAACAAAATAATCAATTTATCTCAATCTTAGAGAGCCATAATGGCGATTTATTTAATGCATTGGTTGAATTTTACCTATTAATTATTAAGAAAGAGTGCCATTTGAATTTTTTGAGAAATGCTTTTTTAAATATGACACATAAGGTTGAAAATACATTTTCGGGGATTTTTAGTGAACAGGCCTATAGTAAAAGCTTTAACGAGATGGTCGGAATGTTAGATAGAAGTAAATTAAATTTTACCAATCATACGGAATTATTTCATATCATGCAAATAATAACAGCCGTTACATTTAGAAATTTAATTGAGAAGTTTGCTAAAAATCTTTCAGATCAAGAAGCTGTCGAAATATATAAGGTCGAATTAAATATATTAAAAAAAGGACTCGCACCTTAA